Proteins encoded together in one Clostridiaceae bacterium window:
- the ruvC gene encoding crossover junction endodeoxyribonuclease RuvC has translation MIIMGIDPGFAITGYGILKYTGNRFSLIKYGVITTEASEKFADRLKLLSEGIKVLISEHKPDAICIEELFFNKNIKTAIAAAHGRGVVLLSAAESGAKVFEYTPLQVKQAVVGYGHADKTQVQQMVRIILNLQDIPKPDDAADALAVAICHAHSYRMNKLL, from the coding sequence ATGATTATAATGGGTATAGATCCTGGGTTTGCAATAACAGGGTATGGTATATTAAAATATACGGGAAACAGGTTTTCTCTTATAAAATATGGAGTCATAACTACGGAAGCATCTGAAAAATTTGCTGACAGGTTAAAACTGCTGAGTGAAGGGATAAAGGTGCTGATTTCTGAGCATAAACCAGATGCTATTTGTATTGAAGAGCTATTTTTTAACAAAAATATAAAAACAGCTATAGCAGCGGCTCATGGAAGAGGTGTGGTATTGCTTTCTGCGGCAGAATCAGGAGCAAAAGTATTTGAATATACACCTTTACAGGTAAAACAAGCAGTTGTTGGATATGGCCATGCAGACAAAACACAGGTCCAGCAAATGGTGAGAATAATATTAAATCTTCAGGATATACCTAAACCGGATGATGCGGCAGATGCACTGGCAGTTGCAATTTGTCACGCTCATTCTTACAGGATGAATAAACTTCTTTAG
- the ruvA gene encoding Holliday junction branch migration protein RuvA, giving the protein MFSYIKGTLVGKYGDNIVVENNGIGYKIQTSLTTIENIGMVGSEVTVYTCLSAREEAINLYGFISREELALFELLITVSGVGPKAAISILSSITPSKFSLAVITDDVKTLTKVKGIGNKTAQRIILELKDKIKKEQLISSTEEQDSEIPEVKDSRISEAISALMVLGYTAIEASRAVSAVYSEDMDLETIIRNSLKGLVK; this is encoded by the coding sequence ATGTTTTCTTATATAAAAGGTACTCTAGTAGGAAAGTACGGAGATAATATAGTAGTTGAAAACAATGGTATTGGATACAAAATTCAGACTTCATTGACTACCATAGAAAATATAGGTATGGTAGGAAGTGAGGTAACAGTGTATACCTGCCTGAGTGCCAGGGAAGAAGCCATTAATCTATATGGTTTTATTTCAAGAGAAGAACTTGCTCTTTTTGAACTATTAATTACAGTATCAGGAGTGGGGCCAAAAGCAGCAATATCTATTTTGTCTTCTATAACACCTTCAAAATTCAGCCTTGCAGTTATAACAGATGATGTAAAAACTCTTACAAAAGTAAAAGGCATAGGGAATAAAACTGCCCAGAGAATAATTTTAGAACTTAAAGATAAAATTAAGAAAGAACAGTTAATATCTTCAACAGAGGAACAAGATTCAGAGATACCCGAAGTAAAAGATTCAAGGATATCAGAAGCAATTAGTGCCCTTATGGTTTTGGGATATACGGCAATTGAAGCAAGTCGTGCCGTGTCTGCTGTTTATTCTGAAGATATGGACCTGGAAACCATTATACGGAACTCATTGAAAGGTCTGGTAAAGTAG
- the ruvB gene encoding Holliday junction branch migration DNA helicase RuvB, with product MNNDRLIGCELREEDFDETNLRPRWFSEYIGQTKVKENLMVFIEAAKQRKEALDHVLLYGPPGLGKTTLAGVIASELGVNIRITSGPAIEKPGDLAAILTNLGSYDVLFIDEIHRLNRSVEEILYPAMEDYALDIIIGKGPSARSIRLDLPKFTLIGATTRAGLLTSPLRDRFGVINRLELYSTDELKQIIKRSASILKVGISDEGAEEIAKRSRGTPRVANRLLKRVRDFAQVKGNGYIDGAAAVMGLNALDIDPIGLDGVDTNMLLCIIHKFGGGPVGLETLAASIGEETDTIEDVYEPYLLQLGFISKTPRGRIATKAAYDHFGIKYN from the coding sequence ATGAATAATGACAGACTAATAGGATGTGAATTAAGAGAAGAAGATTTTGATGAAACAAACTTAAGGCCTAGATGGTTCAGTGAATATATAGGGCAAACAAAGGTTAAGGAAAATTTAATGGTATTTATAGAGGCAGCCAAGCAAAGGAAAGAAGCCCTTGACCATGTACTTCTTTATGGCCCTCCAGGACTTGGAAAGACAACACTTGCAGGAGTAATCGCATCAGAACTGGGGGTAAATATAAGAATTACATCCGGACCTGCCATTGAAAAACCAGGAGATTTAGCTGCTATACTTACCAACCTTGGCAGCTATGATGTACTCTTTATTGATGAAATACACAGATTAAACAGGAGCGTGGAAGAAATTCTTTATCCTGCCATGGAAGACTATGCCCTTGATATAATTATCGGAAAGGGGCCAAGTGCCAGATCAATCAGGCTTGATCTTCCAAAATTCACATTAATAGGTGCCACTACCAGGGCTGGTCTTCTTACTTCTCCCTTAAGGGACAGATTTGGTGTTATTAACAGGCTTGAACTCTATTCTACAGATGAACTAAAACAAATTATTAAAAGATCTGCCTCCATATTAAAAGTAGGTATTAGCGATGAAGGAGCTGAAGAAATAGCCAAACGTTCCCGGGGAACACCCAGAGTTGCAAACAGGTTGTTAAAACGTGTCAGGGATTTTGCTCAGGTAAAAGGTAATGGATATATTGATGGCGCTGCCGCTGTAATGGGATTGAATGCTCTTGATATAGATCCCATAGGTCTTGATGGGGTTGATACAAACATGCTTCTATGCATAATCCATAAATTTGGCGGAGGACCGGTGGGACTTGAGACTTTGGCTGCGTCAATCGGAGAGGAAACTGATACTATAGAGGATGTTTATGAACCCTATCTGCTTCAGTTAGGTTTTATCAGCAAGACTCCCAGGGGTAGAATAGCTACTAAGGCTGCCTATGATCATTTTGGGATAAAATATAATTAG
- a CDS encoding epoxyqueuosine reductase QueH, translating to MKLLLHICCGPCAVYPVDVLQKENIDFEGVFFNPNIHPIEEFIKRRDNAKILSDIKNFPITVSDQFQETDWLGFTGTSEERCNMCYSLRLERVARMAKEKGFDAFTTTLLVSPYQKHELIKELGEKMGTTYGIDFYYRDLREGFRQGQQQARELGLYRQKYCGCIISRRETPVKSKGSK from the coding sequence ATGAAACTTTTACTGCATATATGCTGTGGACCTTGTGCTGTATATCCTGTAGATGTATTGCAGAAGGAGAATATAGACTTTGAAGGAGTTTTTTTTAATCCAAATATACATCCTATAGAAGAGTTTATTAAGCGCAGAGATAATGCAAAGATACTTTCTGATATAAAAAATTTTCCTATAACTGTATCAGATCAGTTTCAAGAGACCGATTGGCTTGGATTTACCGGTACCAGTGAAGAAAGGTGCAATATGTGTTACAGTTTGAGACTGGAAAGAGTTGCGCGGATGGCAAAAGAGAAAGGATTTGATGCTTTTACTACAACTCTTCTGGTAAGTCCATATCAAAAACACGAACTGATAAAAGAACTTGGGGAAAAAATGGGGACGACCTATGGAATTGATTTCTACTACAGGGATTTAAGAGAAGGATTCAGACAAGGACAACAACAAGCAAGAGAGCTTGGATTATACCGTCAAAAGTACTGTGGCTGTATCATTTCCAGGAGAGAGACTCCAGTAAAGTCAAAAGGAAGCAAATAG
- a CDS encoding N-acetylmuramoyl-L-alanine amidase: protein MKKIAAVILAFLILISFSCNVVAESSYLSGYTPKIVGFLNGVSYSNKGKTEEITVDISKYSDYSIFRLKNPERVVVDILGVDAPGKQQIIPVNSSLIQSVRYAQFDKGIARVVLDVTEQPEVNIKNEKNKLIILVSVIDDENKVVDEEDKSNTGKDNNNRDNQDNSQVGNNDEKNAKDRREDTSDRSGENRDESYGDSQLSIEYLSLEEDERVLISMDSEKEFRIMRLTGPDRIVVDIPDAPLNIRRNEIPVNSSLISSIRYGQFTEDTVRVVLDINGQVDYEADTKEGVLTINVKKTSLKNIKYHNHSDRVYLTLNGAKLTEGGEFLKNLYTSSYEDEGKKYIITFPSKLANLGTGMLNINDNYLKSIEIIEDKESGNTSIIFDAKDTFKYLVFTRSEANDTAITVLKPASDDERLVVIDAGHGGAEPGAIYGNLYEKELNLDIAKRLNRLLVENNIKTYMIRQEDITVALYERAYIANALNAKLFLSIHNNAMADVNYGGTMTLYYPQNGRTGINGKTFAEIIQRNLVDTLKTIDRSIRERPNLVVLKATKMPAALAEIAFLTNSEDRNNLRSEEFREKAAQALFKGIMEALEKIK, encoded by the coding sequence ATGAAAAAAATCGCGGCAGTTATTTTGGCATTTCTTATTTTAATATCTTTTTCCTGTAATGTAGTAGCCGAATCTTCATATCTTTCCGGTTATACTCCTAAGATAGTTGGGTTTTTAAATGGAGTAAGCTATTCAAATAAGGGGAAAACCGAGGAAATAACTGTTGATATCAGCAAATATTCTGATTATAGTATTTTTAGGTTAAAAAATCCCGAAAGAGTAGTTGTAGATATTTTAGGAGTTGATGCGCCAGGAAAACAGCAAATTATTCCAGTAAATAGCAGTTTGATACAATCTGTCAGATATGCACAGTTTGATAAAGGCATTGCACGGGTTGTACTGGATGTAACAGAGCAACCTGAAGTCAATATAAAAAATGAAAAAAACAAATTAATAATACTTGTCAGTGTAATAGACGATGAGAATAAAGTAGTGGATGAGGAGGATAAAAGCAACACTGGTAAAGATAATAATAACAGGGATAACCAGGATAACTCCCAGGTAGGAAATAATGATGAGAAAAACGCCAAAGACAGAAGGGAGGATACTTCTGATCGTAGCGGAGAAAACAGAGATGAGTCTTACGGAGATAGTCAGTTATCCATTGAATATCTGTCCTTAGAGGAAGATGAAAGAGTTTTAATTTCAATGGATAGTGAAAAAGAGTTTAGGATTATGAGACTGACAGGACCTGACAGAATAGTTGTTGATATTCCTGATGCTCCGTTAAATATAAGGAGGAATGAGATTCCCGTTAACAGCAGCCTTATTAGTTCAATAAGATATGGTCAGTTTACGGAAGACACTGTAAGAGTTGTTCTTGATATAAATGGACAGGTAGATTATGAAGCTGACACTAAAGAAGGTGTCTTGACCATAAATGTGAAAAAAACTTCCTTAAAAAATATTAAATATCATAATCATAGTGACAGAGTATATCTTACATTAAATGGAGCAAAGCTTACCGAGGGAGGAGAATTTCTAAAAAATCTGTATACCTCAAGTTATGAGGATGAAGGGAAAAAGTACATAATTACATTTCCAAGTAAACTGGCTAACCTTGGTACTGGTATGCTTAATATAAATGACAATTACCTGAAGTCTATTGAAATAATTGAAGACAAAGAATCAGGCAACACAAGCATAATATTCGATGCAAAAGATACGTTTAAGTATCTGGTTTTTACAAGATCTGAAGCCAATGATACTGCAATAACAGTACTTAAGCCTGCCTCTGATGATGAAAGGCTGGTTGTTATTGATGCCGGTCATGGAGGTGCCGAGCCAGGTGCAATTTATGGAAATTTATATGAAAAAGAATTGAATTTGGATATCGCTAAAAGGCTCAACAGACTTCTTGTTGAGAATAATATAAAAACATATATGATACGTCAGGAAGATATTACAGTAGCCCTGTATGAAAGGGCATATATTGCCAATGCACTAAATGCAAAGCTGTTTTTGAGTATACATAATAATGCTATGGCTGATGTAAATTATGGGGGTACCATGACTCTGTATTATCCGCAGAATGGAAGAACAGGAATTAATGGAAAGACTTTCGCAGAAATAATACAGAGGAATTTAGTAGATACGTTAAAGACTATTGACAGAAGCATAAGAGAACGACCTAACCTTGTTGTCCTTAAGGCTACGAAAATGCCTGCAGCTCTTGCTGAAATTGCTTTTTTGACAAACTCAGAAGACAGGAATAATCTCAGGAGTGAAGAGTTCAGGGAAAAAGCGGCTCAGGCTTTATTTAAAGGAATAATGGAAGCTCTGGAAAAGATCAAATAG
- a CDS encoding GerMN domain-containing protein, which produces MKRLISLLVLACLVFTSSLGLVGCSGLEKEQKSDTTKTTKTSIDTIKEEQEEEDTDYEKRTDITPSGTDTALNTISNENTGEPKKDNIQEDIPSLWITLYYQDRDGYIVPASRKIAKQEGIARAAVSLLVDNSINREEIEYFGLYPVLPSGTEILGLNIKEGIATIDFDKDFLNYSDETTEKNIVSSVVYTLTEFSTIEGVKILINGHTVNNMKYNTNLSGVLGRDNTLINSDRINLDKDMAKQDVYFYKRVNDRYEYLLPVSRMYPKTGSSDTLALITRFLSEDPGIEHLYTQVPNGVELLNNSMDGSTLVLDFDARLTSYGGGTAREYGIINQFLYTVRGMGGIDRIRFLVMGKPANFPEGTSVSKDYIIPALINSVIDE; this is translated from the coding sequence ATGAAAAGGCTTATTAGCTTGCTAGTACTTGCCTGTTTGGTGTTTACCAGTAGCTTGGGACTGGTTGGCTGTTCTGGATTAGAAAAAGAACAGAAATCTGATACAACAAAAACTACAAAAACCAGTATTGATACAATAAAAGAAGAACAAGAAGAAGAGGATACTGATTATGAGAAACGTACAGATATCACTCCAAGCGGCACAGATACTGCATTAAACACAATAAGTAATGAAAATACTGGTGAACCCAAGAAAGATAATATCCAGGAAGATATTCCCAGTTTGTGGATAACATTATATTATCAAGACAGGGACGGTTATATTGTTCCAGCTTCAAGAAAAATTGCGAAGCAGGAAGGAATTGCCAGAGCTGCGGTCAGTTTGCTGGTTGACAACTCCATTAACAGGGAGGAAATAGAGTATTTTGGGTTGTATCCAGTACTTCCTTCAGGAACTGAAATATTAGGTTTGAATATTAAAGAGGGTATAGCTACCATTGATTTTGATAAGGATTTTTTAAATTATAGTGATGAAACTACTGAGAAGAATATTGTTTCATCGGTTGTATATACATTAACGGAATTTAGTACTATCGAAGGAGTAAAAATCCTTATTAATGGCCATACCGTCAATAATATGAAATATAATACAAATTTATCTGGAGTTCTTGGAAGAGATAATACATTGATTAATTCAGACAGGATAAATCTTGATAAAGATATGGCAAAACAAGATGTTTATTTTTATAAGAGAGTAAATGACAGGTATGAATATTTGCTGCCAGTATCAAGAATGTATCCCAAAACAGGAAGCAGTGATACCCTTGCTCTTATAACCAGATTCCTCTCGGAAGATCCGGGTATAGAACATCTTTATACCCAGGTGCCTAATGGAGTTGAGTTGTTGAATAACAGCATGGATGGAAGTACTCTGGTTTTAGATTTTGATGCCAGGTTAACATCCTATGGAGGAGGAACAGCCAGGGAATATGGAATTATAAATCAGTTTTTATATACAGTAAGAGGAATGGGCGGAATTGATCGAATAAGATTTCTTGTAATGGGAAAGCCGGCAAACTTTCCGGAAGGAACCAGTGTTTCAAAAGACTATATTATACCTGCTTTGATAAATAGTGTTATTGATGAGTAA
- a CDS encoding XTP/dITP diphosphatase gives MEKFIVASKNKGKLIEIQKLLEGLPYKVISMEEAGFSGDIEETGKTFEENAFIKARAVFNVTGGMVMADDSGLEVDYLNGLPGIYSSRYAGEGASDQDRNEKLLRELRDVPFEKRTARFVCAIALILPDGKHISINGSCEGYIGFEPVGDNGFGYDPLFFIPEYNATMAQLSLHEKNKISHRGKALRLLVDKLKNYEIIEK, from the coding sequence GTGGAAAAATTTATTGTAGCAAGCAAGAACAAAGGAAAGTTAATAGAAATACAGAAACTTTTGGAAGGTCTTCCTTATAAAGTGATATCAATGGAAGAAGCTGGTTTTTCAGGAGATATCGAAGAAACAGGGAAGACCTTTGAAGAAAATGCGTTTATTAAGGCCAGAGCTGTATTCAACGTAACCGGAGGGATGGTTATGGCAGATGATTCTGGTCTGGAAGTGGACTACTTGAATGGCTTGCCAGGTATTTATTCATCAAGATATGCCGGGGAAGGGGCAAGCGATCAGGACAGAAATGAAAAATTGCTAAGAGAATTAAGGGATGTACCTTTTGAAAAAAGGACAGCAAGGTTTGTGTGTGCAATTGCGCTGATTTTGCCTGATGGTAAACATATTTCAATAAATGGATCCTGTGAAGGATATATAGGGTTTGAACCTGTTGGAGATAATGGCTTTGGTTATGACCCTTTGTTTTTTATACCTGAGTATAATGCCACAATGGCTCAGCTTAGTTTGCATGAGAAAAATAAGATAAGCCACAGAGGAAAGGCCTTAAGATTGTTGGTTGATAAGTTAAAAAATTATGAAATAATCGAAAAATAA
- a CDS encoding metallophosphoesterase yields MKILVLSDTHGEIEKAEEVIRKSRGINLIIHLGDYYRDAQKLSDLFPDIPVEYIHGNSDFMIDDVPAEKILQFNGKKIFITHGHKYSVKWDYEKLFRKAEEIGADVILFGHTHVPKLVSKNKCLILNPGSISDPRENSNESYAIIEIENEKISPKLCKA; encoded by the coding sequence ATGAAGATATTGGTTTTAAGTGATACACATGGAGAGATAGAAAAAGCCGAAGAAGTAATCAGAAAGAGTAGAGGAATAAATCTTATTATACATTTAGGCGATTATTACAGAGATGCTCAGAAATTATCAGACCTTTTTCCTGATATACCTGTTGAATATATACATGGAAACAGTGATTTTATGATAGATGATGTTCCTGCAGAGAAAATACTTCAGTTCAACGGCAAAAAAATATTTATTACACACGGGCATAAATACTCTGTAAAATGGGATTATGAAAAACTTTTTAGGAAAGCGGAGGAAATTGGAGCAGATGTAATTCTGTTCGGGCATACACATGTTCCTAAGCTGGTTTCTAAAAATAAATGCCTGATATTAAATCCGGGCAGCATAAGTGATCCTAGAGAGAATTCCAATGAGTCTTATGCAATAATTGAGATTGAAAATGAAAAAATAAGCCCTAAACTTTGTAAAGCGTAG
- a CDS encoding transposase, which translates to MIFFCVEVAGFQRAVSCRTGRPPYDPGDLLKLYVYGYFNKIRSSRKLMAECTRNIELFFLLNRLTPDFRTISDFRKDNAKALKNVFQS; encoded by the coding sequence ATGATATTTTTTTGTGTAGAAGTAGCCGGATTTCAAAGAGCCGTATCCTGCCGGACCGGCAGGCCTCCCTATGACCCTGGAGACCTTCTGAAGCTTTACGTATATGGCTACTTCAACAAGATACGTTCCAGCAGAAAACTTATGGCTGAATGTACCCGCAACATTGAATTGTTTTTTCTCCTAAACAGACTAACCCCTGATTTCAGAACAATATCAGACTTCCGTAAGGACAATGCTAAAGCTTTGAAAAATGTCTTCCAATCGTAA
- a CDS encoding phage holin family protein, producing MNQTTGTKSFMFFVTAVLGYLYNSINELVVILILFMIMDYILGIIEVFKTKKQFDKEVALWGIIKKVLYGFVLAIAFLVDFIIIFLTTKIGMKLPVSSMFGIAAIAYLLGTEGFSIVKHFLIIGVPAPNFLLKFFGLLKDESGKIIPFSKEEREETEDEEEFF from the coding sequence ATGAATCAGACAACAGGAACAAAAAGTTTTATGTTCTTTGTAACCGCTGTGTTAGGTTATCTATACAACAGTATAAATGAATTAGTGGTAATATTAATACTGTTTATGATTATGGATTATATTTTAGGCATCATAGAAGTGTTTAAAACAAAAAAACAATTTGATAAAGAGGTTGCACTCTGGGGAATAATCAAAAAGGTATTGTATGGTTTTGTTCTGGCTATTGCTTTTTTGGTTGACTTCATTATAATTTTCCTGACCACAAAGATTGGTATGAAATTGCCAGTGTCAAGTATGTTTGGCATCGCAGCAATTGCATACTTGCTGGGAACAGAAGGATTCAGTATTGTAAAGCATTTTTTGATAATTGGGGTGCCTGCTCCGAATTTTCTTCTTAAATTTTTCGGTTTATTGAAGGATGAATCTGGTAAGATTATTCCTTTCTCCAAAGAGGAGAGAGAAGAAACTGAAGATGAAGAAGAGTTCTTCTGA
- a CDS encoding aminotransferase class I/II-fold pyridoxal phosphate-dependent enzyme, which translates to MKRFDEIQQIGGHYGDDHEKFLGAVVPPIFSNTIFKFPTYESNEENNKNNNRYSYTRIQNPTYEIAEKKIAKMENGEVARCYVSGVSAIFSALSAFLEKDAHVVCIKHVYGRVNEFLDTYFNRFGVETTRVSGEDLDEIVSAIRPNTRIIYLESPSSLLFKLQDLAAIAKIAREKGIYTMIDNTWATPVFQNPLDLGIDIVIHSISKYLGGHSDIVGGVVISSKEIMKKIPTFGSFLPPFEAWLLIRSLRTLGVRMRQHQENGIKVAKYLESHPKILSVNYPALESHPQYELGRKQMKGYSSVFGFEIDTDREGIKRFINNLNYFTLGPSWGGYESIITAMACGRTDEEVLATGCSIKYLRISIGLEDADVLTEDLENALKHV; encoded by the coding sequence ATGAAAAGGTTTGACGAAATACAGCAGATAGGCGGACATTATGGAGATGATCATGAGAAATTCCTGGGTGCGGTCGTACCACCAATTTTTTCAAATACCATTTTTAAATTTCCAACCTACGAATCTAATGAAGAAAACAATAAGAACAATAACCGTTATTCCTACACTAGAATTCAGAATCCAACATATGAAATAGCTGAAAAAAAGATTGCAAAAATGGAAAACGGAGAGGTCGCCAGATGTTATGTTTCAGGCGTATCGGCGATTTTTTCAGCTCTTTCAGCATTTCTTGAGAAAGATGCCCATGTGGTTTGTATAAAACATGTGTATGGAAGAGTTAATGAATTCCTGGATACATATTTCAACAGGTTTGGCGTTGAAACCACAAGAGTAAGTGGAGAAGACCTGGACGAAATAGTGTCTGCAATACGTCCAAATACCAGGATAATATATCTTGAGAGTCCTAGCTCATTGCTTTTTAAATTGCAGGATCTTGCTGCAATTGCAAAAATAGCAAGAGAAAAAGGTATATATACTATGATTGATAATACCTGGGCTACACCTGTGTTCCAAAATCCTTTGGATTTGGGCATTGATATAGTTATTCACTCTATATCCAAGTATTTGGGAGGTCACAGTGACATTGTTGGAGGCGTAGTAATTTCGAGCAAAGAAATAATGAAAAAAATTCCAACATTCGGTAGCTTTTTGCCTCCATTTGAAGCCTGGCTGCTTATAAGAAGTTTGAGAACGCTGGGAGTGAGAATGAGACAGCATCAGGAAAACGGTATTAAAGTGGCCAAGTATCTTGAAAGTCATCCTAAAATATTATCAGTAAATTATCCGGCTTTAGAAAGCCATCCCCAGTATGAACTGGGCAGAAAGCAGATGAAGGGATACAGTAGCGTATTTGGTTTTGAAATAGATACTGACAGAGAGGGAATTAAAAGATTTATAAATAATTTGAATTATTTTACCCTTGGACCAAGCTGGGGTGGATACGAGAGCATAATAACGGCAATGGCATGCGGGAGGACCGATGAGGAAGTTTTAGCTACTGGTTGCTCTATAAAGTACCTGCGAATATCCATCGGGCTTGAAGACGCAGATGTATTGACTGAAGACCTGGAAAATGCCTTGAAACATGTATAA
- a CDS encoding exo-alpha-sialidase, translating into MSSINVIETGILFENKLPQLRSRHGYFPGIIKMNDGTLMAAYVVGEAFESVDLTTEISISRDEGRTWERIGKIYDKRKSSRKTSDSLKLTQTKDGRLLAFGYEMDRSNPCLPIGNVETGGILDSNMVLFESTDMGKSWGDPVIIPNSFLGDPVEASAPLVELKNGHLVTPIANFKNWEGICKSGLHSRLLRSEDGGRTWDDSTVIMEFPGRNITIWEQRLCQTESGMLCVISWNEDLANGIQLPNHFALSYDNGKTFEKPQSTGIMGQASGLVHIEGEKILSLHCMRRGTDKPGIYAYIVDLSNGTWDIIDEKVVWEPKTLLQANKKMMDVFAFLKFGQPSAIRLNQGGDFLMVNWIIEEGQGKIIWTRLNII; encoded by the coding sequence ATGTCAAGTATTAATGTTATTGAAACAGGCATCTTATTTGAAAATAAGTTGCCTCAGCTGAGAAGCAGACATGGATACTTCCCGGGAATAATCAAAATGAATGACGGAACCCTTATGGCAGCATATGTAGTAGGAGAAGCTTTTGAAAGTGTGGATCTGACTACTGAAATATCAATAAGCAGAGATGAAGGAAGAACCTGGGAGAGGATAGGAAAGATATATGACAAGAGGAAATCTTCCAGAAAAACATCAGATTCATTGAAACTTACCCAAACAAAGGATGGAAGGTTACTGGCATTTGGGTATGAGATGGATAGAAGCAACCCCTGTCTACCAATTGGAAATGTAGAGACGGGGGGAATTCTAGATAGCAATATGGTACTTTTTGAATCAACGGATATGGGTAAAAGCTGGGGAGATCCGGTTATTATACCTAATTCTTTTCTGGGAGATCCTGTTGAAGCTTCCGCTCCTCTTGTTGAACTGAAAAACGGGCATCTGGTTACACCTATAGCAAATTTTAAAAATTGGGAAGGTATATGCAAATCCGGACTACATAGCCGTCTTTTGCGCTCAGAAGATGGAGGCAGAACATGGGATGACTCAACTGTTATTATGGAATTTCCGGGGAGAAATATAACCATATGGGAGCAAAGGCTTTGCCAGACGGAGTCAGGAATGTTATGTGTAATAAGCTGGAATGAAGACCTTGCAAATGGAATACAATTACCAAATCATTTTGCTCTTTCTTATGACAATGGAAAGACCTTTGAAAAACCTCAGTCTACAGGTATAATGGGTCAGGCTTCCGGTTTGGTTCATATTGAAGGTGAGAAAATACTTTCTCTCCATTGTATGAGGCGTGGAACAGACAAGCCTGGAATATATGCTTACATAGTAGATTTATCAAATGGTACCTGGGATATTATTGATGAAAAAGTGGTATGGGAACCAAAAACATTACTGCAGGCAAATAAAAAAATGATGGATGTATTTGCATTTCTTAAGTTTGGGCAACCATCGGCTATAAGGCTAAACCAGGGTGGAGATTTCCTGATGGTTAACTGGATCATTGAAGAGGGACAGGGAAAAATAATCTGGACCAGACTAAATATTATATAA